Below is a window of Watersipora subatra chromosome 11, tzWatSuba1.1, whole genome shotgun sequence DNA.
GACTTAGGCATGTCATTATGTCATCAAAAAATCTAGAATAACGATCTATCGATTTTAGCTGCCAACTCATCAATGCCGACATGACAGTCATTTGGTCTATTTACGACGCCGTGATATCGTTAGACTTCAAAACTACAATTAAAACTAGACATCAAAAATACAGTGTTGTATGTGAAaaaatttaaaccataactgtcacttacaatttttatcgtattttctaggtaaatcagccacgctgatttccattttgtactcaaaataaagattggtccactaaccttcaaagtcatttaggcttttttaaagcgtttcaatatccgtttcgaaaacaacacaatcggcattacaagatccgcccataaatatgtgacgaaacctagctttttcaggaacggaagttaggaatgtttagtccgatttaaaataatagagatgggtgccttaaaacacatttttatttaaatccagcctgtaaaataatctcagtcttttatgaaaggtatataaactatttaaaattgctcgtagcctgttacatgatgtttaaataggctgcacgccgagaaaaatgagctcaaaaagcgcggttttatcacgagctagcgttgttatcgcgcttttttaaatatgcaatgttaaatagcttatctatctttcagaaaagacagattatttttaaggctgaatttagatattaatggattttaaaacacccatctctattattctaaattggtctaaacatccctacgtaacttctgttcctaaaaagctaggttacgtcacgtatttatgggcggagcttgttgtgccaatcgtgttgttttcgcgaccgatattaaaatgctgtaaaaaagccctcattactctgaaagttagtggactaatctttattttgtgtacaaaatcggaatcagcgtgtctgatttacctagtaaatacaataaaagttgtatgtgacagcTATTGTTTAAGGCTTAAGCAACTTAAAATCCACGGAATTAGAAGGAAAAAAATTTGATGGATGCCATTTCTGTATGACAGAATATTTTGTGATGATttcaattaaaacaaatttcactgctgaaataaatgaagttgtataaaccaaataaaataattatttagacAGGAAATCATACACTGCAGCGTACCTAAGTGTGTACATAAGTATTCTTGTTTACTCCAACTCAAACAGGAACTACCTTCCTCTGGGGTTTTACTTAATTGCTTTCTGTCACCATTTATGAATCAATTACTAGAATATTAACCGGTGTTAGAGTGATTATATGATGTATGTAACCAGGTGTGATTAAACTACAGGCAATTCTCAACATGCACCCATAGCACAAGCTAGCTTTGCAGCATACAACCAGATAATATTCCATAATTACAAAACTGCTGACGAAAGCTCATAAAGCACAGTTATGAAGTACACTGTAACTCTGGCACCAACTATTCCTCTCCTGTTCGACAAAACGACACTGCGCTGGCACTTTAAAAACATAGATAAAGTTTTCTGATCAATCCATGAAGCTAACACAAGTGTTTGTAAAGGCCACCCACGAATGGTTAACATATTGAATCACATTTGTATATTAATGCAAGCGTGCACACTCCCCAATTGAACTTAATCAAAAATTATTCTCTAACAAAAACCTGCGCATCTTTAGTATGCTAAATAGCCGGGATTAACAGTTATTTGGATTTTAAACATGAGTAAATATCCTGGTGAGACATATAGAAAGCAATGTGAAATACTCAGTTTAAAACAATTAAGCTTTTGCCTGCAGTAACAGTATTAATGAGAAAATAGAAACTTTCAAGCATAAGCACAATAAAACTCTTGAAATTCTTTTGTTAACTCAATGATGAACTATTATTAGCTATGAATTAGCTGTGACTAGaatattactagttgttacaCTGAATGTAAAAAAGCACGATGGGAATGATTTTTGCTGCAGGAGTCAATGATACTCCCTATGAGTGGATAACTCCATTGAGATAGCATGATTTGGTATGAGTAGACGACTTTATGGTGTAGATAGATGGTTGTGCACTGATGGTTTCAGGGATTGCAGTTCAAATCCCATTCATGACCATTTCCTTTTTCAAGACAATTTATTAAGCGATCCAAATGAACTACTACTAAAGGTTAGTGCACACTGTATTGTCATATGTTAGAGTTGTCCTCTCCGCAGTTCTCTGCTGACTTTGTGCAGCATAAACCAATGACATCACTGAGACGATGCGGATATGACAGGAAACTGAAGATGTCAAATtttcccgatatttcgccgagcatccaCGACCGTCTGTGCAATGTGCAACACTTCAGCGATATGATTGGCTCAATTTATATTTCCcttcatgatagttgctgcgggactagtatttcatcattccACTGACCACAATGTATACTGAGTAAACTATGCCATGTACTACAGCTCACAAATGGGTTTGTGATGGTGTGAACATTATTATCACAGACGATCAATGATGGTGATTAACTCTCACCGATTGCCTGATCTATATTTTCCTTCATGATAGTTACCACGATACTAGCATTTCATCATTTCACTGACCGCATTGTCTGATGAGAACAACATGTTGCGGAAAATTTGCAGATGTAAACGCGAAAAtttttgtgatagtgtgaacaatggTATCACAACAATCACCAACGTATTGTAGGATATACagcaatatagtgtgaacaatgttatcacaAACAATCATCGACGTATTGTAGGATATACagcaatatagtgtgaacaaGCCTCTAAAACATGCGGGAAAATTATCTGAAAAGAGGGAGTTGCACTCACCTGGATCTAGTAGCTTTAGGTCAGAATCATCGAGTGTTTGGTCTCGCATAAACAGCTCATAGCCTGTAGTAATAGAAACcttaatttgctattttgtgtTATAGATTTCACCatcggtgttgctttcaaaatcTTATTATACAACAATTCcatataatatgaataatagAGATAGAGCAGCTGTTGTTTACATTGCTTTTGAGCACATGTGCATGGAGTAATAAATAGACCAATCACCAGTGAGCTTGTTAGCATCAGGTTCTTTCATCTTCAAAGCTTTTCTCTCCAACCTCTTCTCTTCATCAAACTTTATTTTCCAAGCCATAAAATTCTCTACAGTACACTTTGTGCCTTCAAACTTTTTCTGCAGAGAATAGTGAATGAATTAATAGAGTTAAACCGTCAACTTCTTGTTTTTGGCTTTCCGTTAATAGAGACACGCAAGCAGATAAACGACAGTAAAGAACTACTACgatacagacatacatgtacatgtgtagaCGACTTCTCGTCACTTACCCTCTCCGCTTCCTCTGCCAGCTTTATGGCTCTCTCGATTGCCTCCTCCCTATTCTTTGTATTCTCATCAAAATATTCATTCATCTTCTCGATTACGCTAGCTACTATGGCGAATATCATGCTCATTCCCAGATTCTCCTCCACCTGCATAGTTAGGTACGTGTAACACTCGATTCAGAGAGAACCGAGCTTCAACTTCACGAAAGCGGGTAAAGTATGAAACATAAAATAGTTGAAGAGAAAGTTTAATAAGTCCTAAAACTGGCTGCTAACGGTAGTCAGGTTTGATCTTCCATCCTGTTGGAGAAGCATGTCTGCTCAGAGGCAAAAACCAATATGTAATGTGGCTAACAAATAAGTGCTGTTGTGGGTGTAGCCTTAGGCCATCAGGCGGTGCTGAGGAGGTAATAACACTCCACCTGTCTGGAACTTAGTTGACATGGCATTTAATCCTTGCAACAACAAGTCTACCCTCAATTGGCGTGTTTGTACAAGTCATCAGAAGTTTTCTTAAATTAGTCCACACAGACCTCACTGCTCGTTAACTCTCGGTTGCAGTGAGTGAGTTTTACTCTTCTGCTACCATAAGCCAATGAATCTGCTAATCAAtaaggtttcacttttcttttcattaattcattaaattttgtctccaataaaaccaccttgttgccaatcacatgaaacaaatcaaaaaattttttgctaagcaattccatttctaattatttttcaaaacgggaaaACCAGAACGCTAtcatcatggcaataagaaactcACCGCAGTCGTTCAATTCAAAGGAAGCGTCAGAAATTATGCGagagtgggattcactaaacaattttacacttatcttgtagagaattctgttctgaataagatgaaCTTTACAGTAgaacaatatctgcattgattctcaAAATATagcttaaatactagcggtcTATCAATTTTTcgaaaatctgtttgaattaatttggtcagaatatTTTACACTATTGTAGTTTGAAGACGTGATCACGTCAAATTCAAGTACACAGTAtgagaaagtatagagatttgtCAACCATTTAAGattttgttagttgttttaggtgatccgACTACAAGAATGTTTCAAGACTATAATAGGTAAAACACTCAGACGAAAAAGACGTGCctaaatttctctcaaaatgaAAACATCAGTCGCGCAtcttgtttaaaaattaattagaaATAAGTTGCATTTAGAGATTCTTAAAAgacataaaaactaaataaaatgcatttcaataaatttgtttCACAAAACGATGATAAAGAGGTAAAATTAGTGCCAGGGTTAGTTTAGCTGATTAAATGCTCCTAGAGTTCGTTTATAAAACTAACCAGTGACTCCTTCAGAGTCATTAGCTCCGAGATTCTCTCTTCATTCAACACTTCACTGTCAACCTCCATTAATGGTGCCTCATCCGGGTACTTTGGAGTAAACGTAAAGGTCAGCACGCAACCAACTGGAAATTATATGACAAGAATTGGGTTGAAAAACCAACTTACAAATAGTTTCCAATTCTTCAATTAATTAGTTgttctttaaaaataaacaagtcGAATGAGCAAGTCAACAATGAGTGCTTTACTTACCACCCTGTGTCAAATATTTTAGAAAACCACCTTAAGCTTTGTAAACATGCATTATGCTTTAGCCTAGCACCTGTTGTATTGGAATTCAAGCTATATATTCAATAgaattttattgataaaaaaatcAATCCATGGCTTCCAATTAAATGACTGTTCATCATAATCAGGATGAAGTTTAACTAGTAGCTGGCAGATTTCCCAAAAGACTCACCAGCATCCTGCTGCCTTTCTGTCTCGTGTGTCTCCTGAGAGCGAGTCGTTATTGTGAAAATGTGATATGGCTTAGTTTCCAAAACTGTCAAAACACACAGGACTGTCCATGTAGTCTTTATATAATGTTAAGAGACAAGCATGCTGTTTTCAATCACAAATTCACTAAATGAGAGGTAAGACCTACATATAATAAAGATAGACCACCCTGTATGGTTCAATTATAAATGGATCtgttcataaataaataaattatgaagGAATTTTTCAAAAAGGAGGTTTTaaataataactttttgaattcAATAGTAAAAACTTAAAACTGGGAATCTGTGACTCTCCTAATGATATGCTATGTCTAAGTATAACAAAATCATTATTAGATCATGGATATTTTATGTaacattttaaacaaagtaTCTTTAGAATTTCAACTAATATTCAACAGGGGTTTATAACATTGAGCCATGATTAACTGTTGCAATTGTATTATGTGACTTGTCTACAATccataaaaaaaacattcaaaacttTCTATGTAGATTGATACCAGGCACGCTTTTTACTGCACTACTTATACTGCTTTATAATACTCTATATTCTTTGTTGCAACGGTgacaaaaaagataaaaaaagttagccTAGCACTGTTATTTTTCATCAGagaagttatttttttaaaatcctAAATTAGTTTCACACCTACAAGCTGACAAGCAGACCTTCACTGCAACTTGTGAATTTTCCTTATAATTGTGTCACCGTTGCAACATGTCACCGTTGCAACTTCCCTCCAGCAAGTGTTTGTTTGATCATTATCTACTAACTTATTGTACCAATTATTAAGTATATCATAGTCAAAGACCAAAGGGAATATAGTTAACTAATATAGCTAACTACTAATACATAACTACTATTTCTGAAGAGAGGGAATTTTGATATCAACATTGGCTGCATATACATGCCTTGAAAGGTATTCAGCAAGTACATAATTTgcaagcaacaaacaaatactCTGTTTCATATAGCAGAGTCAGTCAGAGTTCTGACCACAAAAAGCACTCCTTCGTACATCCAGATGGTATTGAAGCTGAACCTGCTTCACCATGTTTGGATGATGGCAGTCACAATGATGAAGGTGGTAATAACCAAATAATTCCCAAGATAAAAGTAGTCGACTTCGTTTTAATGAAAATAACGgaaaaagccttcaaaaactATATAGGGTTGGTTAAAATGGTAGACGGTGAAGATTATGAGATTCAATTTTTAGTTTCAGTTCTAGTACTTTTACAgtaaaaagtaataatatttcatGAATGACAATTGACCAGATCACCATGTAACTGTCTTGTCCGACAAGAGAAAGCAATACTGCTTGAAGATCTACTGCAAAGAAGAAGCAGAATGAGGTCATATTCTTAGCTAttcaatatttttgaaaattccaTACTTTAAAGACTTCTAACAATATCATTGTACTTCATGCCTTTTTTAATTCTAGATAATCTAATTACTGCtaaatgtgtgtgtatatataaactcTCAATTTTAGTTAGTATATTACAATTATGTTTGTTAGTTTTTACTTTATGTTAATTATGTTTAAATTGATgatttcattatattttatcatatcaaTAAACCATATGCATTAAAACATAATCTATTGGACTAAGCCCCTTCCAAACTTAGACGAGTTGCAACAGTGACAAATGTTAAGGCTTGTAGTTTATCTTCATCTTGACATATATCACTATGCAACACGGTTTCTATTGTAGCTATGCGTGTTCTAAACATATTAACTAAGCAAGACCATTGTAGTGTATCATAAATCACAGGGTTTTTTAAATAGCTAAAGTAACTTTTAAAATCACAATTCCCTGACGTTGCAAGAGTGAcacatgttttaaa
It encodes the following:
- the LOC137408541 gene encoding RWD domain-containing protein 1-like translates to MSDEDRYKEEQIGEIEALESIYPDELEVLETKPYHIFTITTRSQETHETERQQDAVGCVLTFTFTPKYPDEAPLMEVDSEVLNEERISELMTLKESLVEENLGMSMIFAIVASVIEKMNEYFDENTKNREEAIERAIKLAEEAERKKFEGTKCTVENFMAWKIKFDEEKRLERKALKMKEPDANKLTGYELFMRDQTLDDSDLKLLDPEDIGMVDVDESLFDDMEDLELEEEIS